A genomic region of Dreissena polymorpha isolate Duluth1 chromosome 4, UMN_Dpol_1.0, whole genome shotgun sequence contains the following coding sequences:
- the LOC127878047 gene encoding diphthine methyl ester synthase-like has protein sequence MFYLVGLGLGDAKDITVKGLEIVKNAKRVYLEAYTSILTVGKDALETFYGRPVILADRHLVESESDTLLDDSATEDIAFLVVGDPFGATTHTDLVLRARQKGVPYQVVHNASILNAIGCCGLQLYNFGETVSIVFWDESWRPESFYDKIGANLNRRMHSLCLLDIKVKEQSIENLMKGRKIFEPPRYMSVKQAAEQLLEIVDNRRSQNVPEADIRLNEDSICVGVARVGAERQTICTSTLKSIVSCDLGGPLHSLVIPGQMHPLELDMLKLFTTDQCVIDILNKLYT, from the exons ATGTTTTATTTAGTTGGTTTAGGACTTGGGGACGCGAAGGACATAACTGTCAAAGGACTAGAAATAGTTAAAAATGCAAAAAGGGTTTATTTAGAGGCGTACACATCAATTTTGACAGTTGGAAAGGATGCATTG GAGACATTTTATGGACGTCCTGTGATATTGGCTGACAGACACCTGGTGGAATCAGAGTCTG ACACACTGCTTGATGATTCAGCCACGGAAGACATTGCGTTCTTGGTTGTTGGAGATCCATTTGG TGCCACTACTCACACAGATCTTGTATTGCGGGCCCGACAGAAGGGAGTTCCATACCAGGTGGTGCACAACGCGTCCATCTTGAACGCCATCGGCTGCTGTGGACTACAG CTGTACAACTTTGGTGAGACTGTTTCCATTGTGTTTTGGGACGAGAGCTGGCGGCCTGAGAGTTTCTATGACAAGATCGGTGCCAACCTGAACCGCAGAATGCACTCACTGTGTCTGCTAG ACATCAAAGTTAAGGAGCAAAGCATTGAGAATCTTATGAA AGGTCGTAAGATATTTGAGCCtcctcgctacatgtctgtgaaACAAGCAGCTGAGCAACTACTGGAAATCGTAGACAACAGACGATCACAGAATGTGCCAGAGGCAGATATAC GTCTAAATGAGGACAGCATCTGTGTAGGCGTAGCGAGAGTTGGAGCAGAGAGGCAGACCATCTGTACCTCCACCTTGAAGAGCATCGTTTCATGTGACCTCGGGGGTCCACTTCACTCACTTGTCATCCCTGGTCAAATGCACCCCCTCGAACTGGACATGCTCAAACTGTTCACGACTGACCAGTGTGTTATAGATATATTGAATAAACTGTATActtaa